One window of the Synechococcus sp. CC9311 genome contains the following:
- a CDS encoding phosphomannose isomerase type II C-terminal cupin domain translates to MSEIKRVIRPWGWYEDLGSGQGYKLKRLLIRQGQRLSLQRHQHRSENWTVAEGSGELFCHGQWSNVLAGDTLHIPKGAIHRASGGAGDLLIIEVQHGSILEESDIERLEDDFGRVLR, encoded by the coding sequence GTGAGCGAAATTAAAAGAGTGATTCGCCCTTGGGGCTGGTACGAAGATTTAGGCAGTGGCCAGGGTTACAAGCTCAAAAGATTGCTGATTCGGCAAGGGCAACGCTTGAGCCTTCAACGCCATCAACATCGCAGCGAAAACTGGACGGTGGCAGAGGGAAGTGGGGAGCTGTTTTGCCATGGTCAATGGTCGAATGTTTTAGCCGGAGACACACTGCACATCCCCAAAGGAGCCATCCACCGTGCCTCCGGTGGAGCTGGAGACCTGCTGATCATTGAGGTCCAGCACGGGTCGATCCTTGAGGAAAGCGATATCGAACGCTTAGAGGATGACTTCGGCAGAGTGTTAAGATAA